The following proteins are encoded in a genomic region of Glycine max cultivar Williams 82 chromosome 18, Glycine_max_v4.0, whole genome shotgun sequence:
- the LOC100790719 gene encoding putative disease resistance RPP13-like protein 3 has protein sequence MVDSVVTFLLDNLSRLLEDEHKLLSGVEDKINSLCNELKFIHIFLKNSEGKRSHEMVKEVVSQIRDVSLKAEDVVDTYLSNIAQQKQRSKLSKLFHLKEHVMVLHQVNSEIEKIRSQIEEIYKNGDRYGIGEGEFRSEEAAAEAESLLKRRREVEEEDIVGLVHDSSHVIHELMESESRLKVVSIIGMGGLGKTTLARKIYNNNQVQLRFPCLAWVSVSNDYRPKECLLSLLKCSMSSTSEFEKLSEEDLKKKVAEWLKGKSYLVVLDDIWETQVWDEVKGAFPDDQIGSRILITSRNKEVAHYAGTASPYYLPILNEDESWELFTKKIFRGEECPSDLEPLGRSIVKTCGGLPLAIVVLAGLVAKKEKSQREWSRMEVSWRLTQDKNGVMDMLNLRYDNLPERLMPCFLYFGICPRDYVESYEERKAKELETVEVFTKHWNCRYNRTGRCS, from the coding sequence ATGGTTGACAGTGTTGTTACTTTTCTGCTAGATAACTTGTCTCGCCTGCTTGAAGATGAGCACAAGTTGCTTTCTGGCGTGGAGGACAAAATCAACTCTCTTTGCAATGAGCTCAAGTTTATACACATCTTCCTCAAGAATTCTGAGGGCAAGCGCAGTCACGAGATGGTGAAAGAAGTGGTGAGCCAGATCAGAGATGTTTCCCTCAAAGCTGAAGATGTGGTTGACACCTACCTTTCCAACATCGCCCAACAAAAACAGAGAAGCAAACTGAGCAAGTTATTCCACCTCAAAGAACATGTCATGGTGCTTCACCAAGTCAACTCTGAGATAGAGAAGATCAGGAGTCAGATCGAAGAGATCTATAAGAACGGGGACAGATATGGCATTGGAGAAGGTGAATTCCGAAGCGAAGAAGCTGCTGCAGAAGCAGAATCACTCCTCAAAAGAAGGAGGGAGGTGGAGGAAGAAGATATAGTGGGCTTAGTGCATGACTCAAGCCATGTAATTCATGAACTCATGGAAAGTGAGTCACGTCTTAAAGTTGTGTCCATAATTGGAATGGGAGGGTTGGGTAAGACCACTCTTGCCCGTAAGATCTATAACAACAATCAAGTGCAGCTGCGGTTTCCTTGCCTTGCATGGGTTTCTGTGTCCAATGATTACAGACCCAAGGAATGTCTTCTCAGCCTTCTCAAATGTTCAATGTCTTCCACATctgaatttgaaaaattaagtgaGGAAGATCTGAAGAAGAAGGTAGCAGAATGGTTGAAAGGGAAGAGTTATCTGGTAGTGCTTGATGACATCTGGGAAACCCAAGTATGGGATGAGGTTAAAGGAGCCTTTCCAGATGACCAAATAGGTAGTAGAATTCTCATAACAAGTCGCAACAAAGAGGTGGCACACTATGCTGGAACTGCGTCTCCCTACTACCTTCCCATCCtcaatgaagatgaaagctgGGAACTCTTCACAAAGAAGATTTTTCGAGGTGAAGAATGCCCGTCTGATTTAGAGCCTCTGGGTAGATCCATTGTGAAAACTTGTGGGGGTTTACCACTTGCCATTGTGGTTTTAGCAGGACTCGTTGCCAAGAAGGAGAAGTCACAAAGAGAGTGGTCAAGAATGGAAGTGAGTTGGCGTCTTACACAGGATAAGAATGGAGTAATGGATATGCTGAACCTTAGGTATGACAACTTGCCTGAAAGATTAATGCCTTGCTTTTTGTATTTTGGAATCTGTCCACGAGACTATGTGGAAAGCTATGAGGAGAGgaaagcgaaagaattagagACTgttgaagttttcacaaaacatTGGAATTGCAGATACAACAGAACTGGAAGATGTAGCTGA